From the genome of Dryobates pubescens isolate bDryPub1 chromosome 5, bDryPub1.pri, whole genome shotgun sequence, one region includes:
- the GALNT16 gene encoding polypeptide N-acetylgalactosaminyltransferase 16 isoform X4, translating into MTRAPQGENSRRGFDEKAYLSSKLLKAGEDPYRQHAFNQLESDKLSSDRPIRDTRHYRCTSVYYDTDLPATSLIITFHNEARSTLLRTVKSVLNRTPPSLIQEIILVDDFSSDPEDCQLLTKIPKVKCLRNTRREGLIRSRVRGAEVATADILTFLDSHCEVNSEWLQPMLQRVKEDYTRVVSPIIDVISLDNFAYLAASADLRGGFDWSLHFKWEQIPIEQKMSRTDPTQSIRTPVIAGGIFVINKSWFNHLGKYDTQMDIWGGENFELSFRVWMCGGSLEIVPCSRVGHVFRKRHPYDFPEGNALTYIKNTKRTAEVWMDEYKQYYYEARPSAIGKSFGSVADRLEQRRKLNCKSFQWYLENVYPELKIPEKELIPGIIKQGGNCLESWAQDTTGNTLTGMGNCKGTVNNPPVTQEWVFSDPLIRQQDKCLSVMSFSTGSQITLKACNQKDGRQKWKMKGSFIQHFVSGLCLENQTGRVVTNSCQAGVPGQQWEVLQAT; encoded by the exons ATGACAAGGGCTCCCCAAGGAGAGAACAGCCGGAGGGGTTTTGATGAGAAGGCTTACTTGTcctcaaagctgctgaaggctggagaagaccccTACCGCCAGCATGCTTTTAACCAGCTAGAGAGCGACAAACTCAGCAGCGATCGGCCCATTCGGGACACGAGGCACTACAG GTGCACTTCTGTATACTATGACACAGACTTGCCAGCTACCAGCCTCATCATCACCTTTCACAATGAGGCACGCTCTACCCTGCTCCGCACGGTGAAGAG CGTCCTGAACCGCACCCCTCCCAGCCTTATCCAGGAGATCATTTTGGTGGATGACTTCAGCTCAGATC CTGAGGACTGCCAGCTCCTTACCAAGATCCCAAAGGTCAAGTGTCTACGAAACACTCGGCGAGAAG GGCTGATTCGCTCTCGGGTACGAGGAGCTGAAGTGGCTACTGCTGACATCCTCACCTTCTTGGACAGTCACTGTGAAGTCAACAGCGAGTGGCTGCAGCCAATGCTTCAGAGAGTAAAAGAG GATTATACCCGAGTGGTGAGTCCAATCATTGATGTTATCAGCCTGGATAATTTTGCCTACCTGGCAGCATCAGCAGATCTGAGGGGAG GGTTTGACTGGAGCCTTCACTTTAAGTGGGAGCAGATTCCTATAGAGCAGAAGATGTCCAGAACAGACCCAACTCAGTCTATAAG AACCCCCGTCATAGCAGGAGGCATATTTGTGATCAACAAGTCTTGGTTTAACCACCTGGGAAAATATGATACTCAAATGGAcatctggggaggagaaaaTTTTG AGCTCTCTTTCCGAGTGTGGATGTGCGGTGGCAGCTTGGAGATCGTTCCCTGCAGTCGAGTGGGCCATGTGTTCAGGAAGCGCCATCCCTATGACTTCCCCGAGGGCAACGCACTGACTTACATCAA GAACACCAAGCGCACAGCAGAGGTGTGGATGGATGAATACAAGCAGTACTACTATGAGGCCCGGCCGTCTGCCATTGGGAAGTCATTTGGAAG TGTTGCAGACCGACTGGAGCAGCGACGGAAACTGAACTGCAAATCCTTCCAATGGTATCTGGAGAACGTCTACCCTGAACTCAA GATTCCTGAAAAGGAGTTGATTCCAGGAATAATTAAACAAGGAGGAAACTGCCTTGAGTCTTGGGCACAGGATACCACAGGGAATACATTGACTGGCATGGGAAACTGTAAAGGGACAGTGAACAATCCACCTGTCACTCAG GAATGGGTATTCAGTGACCCTTTAATTCGACAGCAGGACAAGTGTCTTTCCGTTATGTCCTTCTCTACTGGCTCTCAAATCACGCTGAAAGCCTGCAATCAAAAAGATGGCAGACAG